In Chrysiogenia bacterium, the genomic window GCCTCGTTCGTGTCAGCAGCTTCAGCAATCGTCCGCAGTTCTTCGCGGGCGAACTTGCTCATGAGGTCCTGGACCATCTTTTCGTCTTCGGAATATCCGAGGTCCGGCATGCGCCTGTCTCCTTCCTGCTCTCTCTCAGCAGAGTGAGAGGGTCCTGATGTTGGTTCTTCTGTCCGGACTGAATGGGCGTTCATTCAGTCATGCGGCGGTTTTGTAAAACAGATTTATGCGACGTGTCAACGCCTCCCCCAAGTATACTGGAAACTGCTGGAATCATTGGACTATTATCGGGGCAGTCCCGTTCACCGGGACCCGCGGGAAGGCCCCTGTCTGGTCGCGCGACCAGTGGTTTTCCGTGGCGGTCGCTATACTGCGCCGCAAGCAGAGGAATATGCCGGGCGAGCTCGCACAATCATTCACCGCTGCACTGCTGCAGTTCGACGTCGCACTGGGCAGGCCCGAGGAAAATCTCGCGCGCGCGGTTGCGCTGCTCGAGCAACTTCCCGTTGCCGGGGACGCGCCCACGCTGGCCGTGCTGCCCGAAGTCTTCACGACAAATTTTACTTTCCATGGCGCCGAAGAATTCGCGGCGCATTCGGGTAGAGCACTGGAGAAGCTCGCCGCGCTCGCGCGCGAGCGGGAGATTGCCATCGCCGGCTCCATCATCGAGGCCGGTCGCGAGGCCGGACGCTATGCCAACCGGGCTTTCTTTATCGATGAGCGCGGCGAGCGGCTCTGCCACTACGCCAAGCGGCACCTCATCACCATCGGTCACGAGCACCTCTTCTATGAAGAGGGCGACGATGCCGAGGCGCGGATCTTCGAGTGGCACGCGATACCCATGGCCATGGCGATCTGCTACGACCTGCGCTTTCCCGAGTGGCTCGGGCGCCTGGCCTTTGCCGGGGCGCGGGTCTTCGTGGTTCCCGCCCAGTGGCCGCGCGAGCGGCTGGCCCACTGGCGCACCCTGCTCCAGGCCCGCGCCATCGAGAATCAGGCCTTCTTTCTGGGCTGCAACCGCACCGGCGTGATGGAGAACACGGTTTTTGCCGGCGGATCTGCGATCATCGACCCCTGGGGCGAGATCGTGGCCACCGACGCCGAGGGTGCCACCGAGATCGTCCGGGGACGCGTCGAGCCGGCGCTGTCCGATGAAGTTCGAAGCCGCCTGCCCGCTTTCAATGAGCGGCAGGCGCAGGAAAGCAAGTAATTGCGCAAGACCGTACGATATCTGCTCTGGCTGACGGGCCTGTTTCTGCTGCTGCTGGTGGGCAGTCTGCTCATTCTGCCCAAGGTCCTCGACTTCAGCCCGGAGATTCCGATGCTCGAGGCGCGGCTCACCGACCTGACCGGTCGGCGGGTCACCATCGAGCGCCTCTCCCTGGATCTCACCCACGGCGT contains:
- a CDS encoding carbon-nitrogen family hydrolase, with product MPGELAQSFTAALLQFDVALGRPEENLARAVALLEQLPVAGDAPTLAVLPEVFTTNFTFHGAEEFAAHSGRALEKLAALAREREIAIAGSIIEAGREAGRYANRAFFIDERGERLCHYAKRHLITIGHEHLFYEEGDDAEARIFEWHAIPMAMAICYDLRFPEWLGRLAFAGARVFVVPAQWPRERLAHWRTLLQARAIENQAFFLGCNRTGVMENTVFAGGSAIIDPWGEIVATDAEGATEIVRGRVEPALSDEVRSRLPAFNERQAQESK